The Corynebacterium felinum DNA segment GCCACCAACCCACTCCCAGAAACCAAACATATTCTTGGTATCAATACCGAACTCGGCAACCTTCTGCGCATTCGTCGACACCGCCACGAAATGCTTCGCCACAGCTTCCTCAGCGCCTAACTTCGACACCAACCAACGCTTCGCAGCATGCGCATTAGCCAACGTCTCTTGAGTAGTAAACGTCTTCGACGCCACCACAAACAACGTGGACTCAGGATCACACTCGTCAAGAACCGCAACCATATCAGCAGGATCCACATTGGACACGAACTTCGCAGTAATACCCGCAGTAGCGTAAGTACGCAGCGCCTTCACCGCCATCGCAGGGCCCAAATCAGAACCGCCAATACCAATATTGACCACAGTCTTAATGGTGTGGTTGGTATAACCACGCCACGCACCCGAACGCAAAGACGTCGCAAAATCACGCATACGCCCCAGCACCTCATGCACATCAGCAGCCACATCCTGGCCATCAACAACCAGATCATCTTCCACCGGCAGACGAAGAGCAGTATGCAACACCGCACGATCCTCAGTGTTATTAATGTGAACGCCCGTGAACATATCCTCAATACGCTCACGCAACTGCGCTGCATCCGCAACCTTTAAAAGAGCGGCCAAGGTGGCGTCGTCAAGCAAATTCTTGGAGAGATCCACATGCAAACCAGCAGCCGAAAAACTCAACTTCTGTGCGCGAGCCGGATCAGTAGAAAACAGCGAACGCAACGACGTCTCAGCAAGCGAACGCTGCGCCTCAACCAATTCGCCCCACGCAGGGGAAGCAGTGATGTCGAGTGACATTTAGAACTCTCCATTTCTGTTGAAGAACTACCAAAAAGACAAAACCTGAAAAACCCTACACAACACGCATGCGGGCAACACAGGAAGGGGGTACAACACCCAACTTCTAAAGTAGTGCACACACTAGCCACAATGCCCGATCGGACGCCCATAACGTGGGAAATCCCATAGTTTTAGCAGTGCGCAACGCACACAGCGCACGCTACGCACACACGCGCCTTTACACGACCGCGCTCCCTAGCCGAGACGCCCGCGCCCCATCCGCAACAAAATCTGGGCAAGACCCGGACCCTCATCACCCAGCTCCTCACGGAACTGATTAACAATCGCCACCTCACGCGTATGCACCAGCCGCGTCCCACCCGAAGACATGCGAGTCTTCCCAATCGCCTTTGAAATATCAGTGCGACGCTTCACCGCATCCAAAATAATCCGATCAAGACGATTGATTTCCTCCCGATACTGCTGAATTTCAGCATCCGACAAAGGATCATCCGTACCAGACGGGAAACGAATCTCGAATTCTTCACTCACAGGCTGATCAGCGCTCATGCCCACTATTGTGCCACGATAGAGCCAGCAACGTTAAAGAAAACACAACGATACTTTCGCACACTGATCACACACGAAAACCGCGCGTGTTCACCCCACGTTGTAAGTTAGAAAGAACTATGGACACCACGAACTCACCCTTCTCCGCCCGACGCCCACACACCGACGCCCCACACGAGGGAAACAGCAGCCTACCGCACGCGCAACCAGCACAGACACTCGACCTGTTCGCCGACTACTTCGAGCCGGTACCGCCGCCCGAAGAACCGGACATGCCCGCCGACTTCCCCGATGTAGAACCACGCGATCGCGACTATGCGGATGCCGCAGAGCTTTTCGACGCCCCCTTACCGCCCGAAGAACCGTTGCACACACCCCCGCACACTGCGGCACCAACAGCGAGTACCAGTGCGTGTGCGCCAGTTGTTCCCGACTCCGCACTCGTCGAAGGCCTCAACCCACAACAACGCCAAGCAGTGGAACACGCAGGCAGCCCCCTTCTCGTCGTCGCAGGTGCCGGCTCTGGTAAAACCGCCATGCTCACAAGGCGCATCGCCTACCTCATGCGCTGCCGTGGGGTACACCCAGGGCAAATACTTGCCATTACCTTCACCAATAAAGCCGCCGCAGAAATGCGCACGCGCGTGGCCGACCTCGTCGGGCCCATCGCATCACGCATGTGGGTGTCCACATTCCACTCCACCTGCGTACGCATCTTGCGTGAGCAAGCACCACTGGTGTCGGGTCTTAACACCAACTTCACCATCTATGACTCCGACGATGCCAAGCGATTATTGGGCATGATCGCGAAAGATTTCCAACTCGACATCAAACGCTTCACACCACGGCTGTTGGCGACCGCGATTTCGAATCTGAAAAACGAACTCGTTGACCCTGACCAAGCACTGGCCGAAGCAGAATCGACGAAAAACCCCTTCAACAAAACCATCGCTGATGTGTATCTGGAGTACCAGCGCCGCTTGCGCACCGCCAATGCCGTCGATTTCGATGATCTGATCGGCGAAGTCGTGCGGATCTTTAGCGAACACGAAGAAGTGGCACAGTTCTACCGCCGCCGATTCAGGCACGTGCTCATCGACGAATACCAAGACACCAACCACGCCCAATACCGACTCGTCAGCCTGCTGGTAGGCAGCGGGGAGCAGGCGAGTGAACTGTGCGTGGTGGGTGATTCCGATCAGTCGATCTACGCCTTCCGTGGCGCAACCATCCGCAATATCGAAGAATTCGAGCGCGACTACCCGCAAGCGGCCACCATCATGCTGGAGCAAAACTACCGCTCCACCCAAACCATCTTGTCGGCCGCAAACGCAGTGATTGCTCAAAACGAAAACCGGCGGGAGAAAAACCTCTGGACCGAGCACGGGCACGGTGAAAAAATCGTTGGCTACGTAGCCGATAACGAACATGATGAAGCCCGCTTCGTGGCAAGCGAAATCGACACCTTGGCCGATAGTGGCATGGACTATTCCGACATGGCGATCATGTATCGCACCAACAACTCCTCCCGCGCCATCGAAGACG contains these protein-coding regions:
- a CDS encoding chorismate mutase, whose translation is MSADQPVSEEFEIRFPSGTDDPLSDAEIQQYREEINRLDRIILDAVKRRTDISKAIGKTRMSSGGTRLVHTREVAIVNQFREELGDEGPGLAQILLRMGRGRLG